Proteins encoded within one genomic window of uncultured Sphingopyxis sp.:
- a CDS encoding response regulator transcription factor, whose protein sequence is MIETRHLLIVEDDEAFARTLKRSFERRGYAVEVAHSPEAMDEILRTFRPGYAVVDLKLGGASGLACVQTLRALDPAMKIVVLTGFASIATAVEAIKLGASYYLAKPSNTDDIEAAFERSEGNAETPLDARPSSIKTVEWEHIHQTLVETDFNISETARRLGMHRRTLARKLEKRQIR, encoded by the coding sequence ATGATCGAGACGCGCCATTTGCTGATCGTCGAGGACGACGAGGCCTTTGCCCGCACGCTGAAACGCTCGTTCGAGCGGCGCGGCTATGCCGTCGAGGTTGCGCACAGCCCCGAGGCGATGGACGAAATTTTGCGGACATTCCGGCCGGGCTATGCGGTCGTCGACCTCAAGCTTGGCGGCGCATCGGGGCTCGCGTGCGTCCAGACGCTGCGCGCGCTCGATCCGGCGATGAAGATCGTCGTGCTCACCGGCTTTGCGAGCATCGCGACCGCGGTCGAAGCGATCAAGCTCGGCGCCTCCTATTATCTCGCCAAGCCGTCGAACACCGACGATATAGAGGCCGCGTTCGAGCGGTCGGAAGGCAATGCCGAAACCCCGCTCGATGCGCGCCCTTCGTCGATCAAGACGGTCGAGTGGGAGCATATCCACCAGACGCTGGTCGAGACCGACTTCAACATATCGGAAACCGCGCGCCGGCTGGGAATGCACCGGCGGACGCTGGCGCGGAAGCTGGAGAAAAGGCAGATTCGCTAG
- a CDS encoding DUF4112 domain-containing protein yields MAPSSPNPDAIFDALIQNRTDPAALRKRVETLEILLERSFVIPGINRPVGLDAIVGLVPVVGDVIAATMGAYLIWEARNLGMPKWKIWRMIGNLGVDTALGAVPLVGDAFDFFFRSNTRNLKIIKKHLDKHHPGTIIIDQ; encoded by the coding sequence ATGGCCCCTTCGAGCCCAAATCCCGACGCAATCTTCGATGCGCTCATTCAAAACCGGACCGACCCCGCCGCGCTGCGCAAGCGCGTCGAGACGCTCGAAATCCTGCTCGAACGCAGCTTCGTCATTCCCGGCATCAACCGCCCTGTCGGCCTCGACGCGATCGTCGGGCTGGTCCCCGTCGTCGGCGACGTGATCGCCGCGACGATGGGCGCCTATCTCATCTGGGAAGCGCGCAACCTCGGCATGCCGAAATGGAAGATCTGGCGCATGATCGGCAATCTCGGCGTCGATACCGCGCTCGGCGCGGTCCCGCTCGTCGGCGATGCCTTCGACTTCTTCTTCCGCTCGAACACGCGGAACCTCAAGATCATCAAGAAGCATCTCGACAAGCATCATCCGGGCACGATCATCATCGACCAGTGA
- a CDS encoding prolyl oligopeptidase family serine peptidase, whose protein sequence is MIRASFVALALSCSFAAVAAAAPQDDDPYLWLEDIEGAKALDWVKKENAATDRLITTRPGFEADRKRARAILDDDRQIAMPGEVMGDTITNFWRDAANPRGLWRQSPLDAYLAGKPEWTTLIDVDALGKAEKQSWVWHGADCLAPDYKRCLVSLSPGGTDADIVREWDRTTKSFVDGGFALPQAKSSVTWEGADTLLVATDYGEGSMTASGYPRIVKRWKRGTPLSAAETLAEGEHEDVGMNVFALVDGDKRWPMISRGKTFYTADIKLPNIDASRYISTIIPDTASIRDVVDGQLIIFLNQDWANIPAGSLVSLSLEDMSADRKVPIVTAMTPTKAQAIENVSATDNILWVKALDDVEGKLFALRRDSTTGKWNQKAVPLAEKATVTIAGTIGKRDIVLATAETMLTPPTLYAVAEDGAPKAVQSLPATFDAKDMTVEKRFATSKDGTKIPYFLVRKKGATGPVPALIHAYGGFRAAQTPGYLTGQPYRAGPLGLFWVEDGNAYVLANIRGGGEYGPAWHQAALREKRQNSFDDLHAVAEDLVKAGVSAKGRIAISGRSNGGVLVGAAMTQRPDLYGAVISGSPIKDMWRYDKMLAGASWVAEYGDPDVPGDWAFLSKYSPYHNIRKGVTYPPIFLYLSTKDDRVHPGHARKFAARLMENGNRVYYHEYIEGGHSVGADHAEDAVRAAMLHGFLQRELVEKK, encoded by the coding sequence ATGATCCGCGCCAGCTTCGTCGCGCTTGCCCTCAGCTGTTCCTTCGCCGCCGTGGCCGCCGCCGCGCCGCAGGACGACGACCCTTATCTCTGGCTCGAGGACATCGAAGGCGCGAAGGCGCTCGACTGGGTCAAAAAGGAAAATGCGGCGACCGACAGGCTGATCACCACCCGCCCGGGCTTCGAGGCCGATCGCAAGCGCGCGCGCGCCATCCTCGACGACGACCGGCAGATCGCGATGCCCGGCGAGGTGATGGGCGATACGATCACCAATTTCTGGCGCGACGCGGCCAATCCGCGCGGGCTGTGGCGGCAAAGCCCGCTCGACGCCTATCTTGCGGGCAAGCCCGAATGGACGACGCTGATCGACGTCGATGCGCTCGGCAAGGCCGAGAAGCAAAGCTGGGTCTGGCACGGCGCCGACTGCCTCGCGCCCGATTACAAACGCTGCCTCGTCTCGCTGAGCCCCGGCGGCACCGATGCCGACATCGTCCGCGAATGGGACCGGACGACCAAAAGCTTCGTCGACGGCGGCTTCGCCCTGCCGCAGGCGAAGAGCAGCGTGACGTGGGAGGGCGCCGACACATTGCTCGTCGCGACCGACTATGGCGAAGGCAGCATGACCGCGTCGGGCTATCCGCGCATCGTCAAGCGGTGGAAACGCGGCACGCCGCTGTCGGCCGCCGAAACGCTGGCCGAGGGCGAGCATGAGGATGTCGGGATGAACGTCTTCGCGCTCGTCGACGGCGACAAACGCTGGCCGATGATCAGCCGCGGCAAGACCTTCTACACCGCCGACATCAAACTGCCGAACATCGACGCCTCGCGCTATATTTCGACGATCATCCCCGACACCGCGAGCATCCGCGACGTCGTCGACGGACAGCTGATCATCTTCCTCAATCAGGACTGGGCGAACATTCCCGCCGGCTCGCTCGTCTCGCTGTCGCTCGAGGATATGTCGGCCGATCGCAAGGTGCCGATCGTCACCGCGATGACGCCGACGAAGGCGCAGGCGATCGAGAATGTTTCGGCAACCGACAATATCCTGTGGGTCAAGGCGCTCGACGATGTCGAGGGCAAGCTCTTTGCGCTGCGCCGCGATTCCACGACCGGCAAATGGAACCAGAAGGCGGTTCCGCTCGCCGAGAAGGCGACGGTGACGATCGCCGGCACGATCGGCAAGCGCGACATCGTGCTCGCGACCGCCGAGACGATGCTGACGCCGCCGACGCTCTATGCCGTGGCCGAAGACGGCGCGCCGAAAGCGGTGCAGAGCCTTCCCGCGACCTTCGACGCGAAGGACATGACCGTCGAAAAGCGGTTCGCGACGTCGAAGGACGGCACCAAAATCCCCTATTTCCTCGTTCGCAAGAAGGGCGCGACGGGGCCGGTCCCCGCGCTGATCCACGCCTATGGCGGCTTCCGCGCCGCGCAGACGCCGGGCTATCTGACCGGCCAGCCCTATCGCGCCGGACCGCTCGGGCTGTTCTGGGTCGAAGACGGCAATGCCTATGTCCTCGCCAATATCCGCGGCGGCGGCGAATATGGCCCCGCCTGGCATCAGGCGGCGCTGCGCGAAAAACGCCAGAACAGCTTCGACGACCTGCACGCGGTTGCCGAGGATCTGGTCAAGGCCGGGGTCAGCGCGAAGGGCAGGATCGCGATCTCGGGCCGCTCGAACGGCGGCGTGCTCGTCGGCGCGGCGATGACGCAGCGCCCCGACCTTTACGGCGCGGTGATCTCGGGCTCGCCGATCAAGGATATGTGGCGGTATGACAAGATGCTCGCGGGCGCCTCATGGGTCGCCGAATATGGCGACCCCGACGTGCCCGGGGATTGGGCCTTCCTGTCGAAATATTCGCCCTATCACAACATCCGCAAGGGCGTGACCTATCCGCCGATCTTCCTCTACCTGTCGACCAAGGACGACCGCGTCCACCCCGGCCATGCGCGCAAATTCGCCGCGCGGCTGATGGAGAACGGCAACCGCGTCTATTATCACGAATATATCGAAGGCGGCCATTCGGTCGGCGCCGACCATGCCGAGGACGCGGTGCGCGCCGCGATGCTCCACGGCTTCCTGCAGCGCGAGCTGGTGGAGAAGAAGTAG
- the cyoC gene encoding cytochrome o ubiquinol oxidase subunit III: MSAKTMTADEPVAFYDLDEHAHPEGHSTMLGFWIYLMSDCLIFAILFACYAVLGGSYAAGPAPKDLFDLKLIALNTAMLLFSSITYGFAVLQMQQGRVRGVQLWLAVTGLFGLAFLGIELYEFHHLIEIGAGPQRSAFLSSFFTLVGTHGLHVTFGIVWLVTLMFQLSKHGLIAANKRRVMCLSMFWHFLDVVWIGVFTFVYLMGVLR, translated from the coding sequence ATGAGTGCCAAGACCATGACCGCCGACGAGCCCGTCGCCTTCTACGACCTCGACGAGCATGCGCATCCCGAGGGGCACAGCACGATGCTGGGCTTCTGGATCTATCTGATGAGCGACTGCCTCATCTTCGCGATCCTTTTCGCCTGCTACGCCGTGCTCGGCGGCAGCTATGCCGCGGGTCCTGCGCCGAAGGACCTGTTCGACCTGAAACTCATCGCGCTCAACACCGCGATGCTGCTCTTTTCGTCGATCACCTATGGCTTCGCGGTGCTCCAGATGCAGCAGGGCAGAGTGCGGGGCGTCCAGCTCTGGCTCGCGGTCACCGGTCTGTTCGGGCTCGCCTTCCTCGGGATCGAGCTTTACGAATTCCACCATCTGATCGAGATCGGCGCGGGCCCGCAGCGCAGCGCCTTTCTGTCGAGCTTCTTCACGCTCGTCGGCACGCACGGGCTGCACGTCACCTTCGGCATCGTCTGGCTGGTCACTTTGATGTTTCAGCTGTCGAAGCACGGACTGATTGCCGCGAACAAGCGCCGCGTGATGTGCCTTTCGATGTTCTGGCACTTCCTCGACGTCGTGTGGATCGGCGTCTTTACCTTTGTCTATCTGATGGGAGTGCTGCGGTGA
- the cyoD gene encoding cytochrome o ubiquinol oxidase subunit IV yields the protein MSHDTHAHDAHHEIEMPHASMRDYVIGFLLSVILTAIPFWLVMTMPLSAAATGAIIMGFAVVQIVVHMIFFLHMTPKAEGGWSLTSLVFTIIVVGIMLAGSLWVMHHLNTNMMPMPHEPTSQVTGQVL from the coding sequence GTGAGCCACGATACGCACGCGCACGACGCGCACCACGAGATCGAGATGCCGCACGCGTCGATGCGCGACTATGTCATCGGCTTCCTGCTGTCGGTGATCCTGACCGCCATTCCTTTCTGGCTGGTGATGACGATGCCGCTGAGCGCGGCCGCGACGGGCGCGATCATCATGGGTTTCGCGGTGGTGCAGATCGTCGTCCACATGATCTTCTTCCTCCACATGACGCCGAAGGCCGAGGGCGGCTGGTCGCTGACCTCGCTCGTCTTCACGATCATCGTCGTGGGGATCATGCTCGCGGGCTCGCTGTGGGTGATGCACCATCTCAACACCAACATGATGCCGATGCCGCACGAGCCGACCAGTCAGGTTACGGGCCAGGTGCTTTGA
- a CDS encoding ATP-binding protein, translated as MTDPAILPAAPARAPAGRRNMTLLIQLRWLAVGGQLATIGIVSGPMGISLPRAPLLAAILVLIAINFASAALLRRGRGVTNAELTAALLFDVAALGWQLHHSGGLANPFASLFLLQVVIGAILLTPRSSWAIVAAALAALAALRVDPTPLLLPPPYAADPMKLYLQGSFVCFLLIAVLLVAFVTRISRNLRDSDAALAASRQRAAEEDHIVRMGLLASGAAHELGTPLSTLSVLIGDWQAAPRLKDDRELQEDLADMDAAVQRCKAIVSGILMSAGEARGEAPRLTTIRAAFNEIVAHTRAVRRPGTIEFNDRFGADVAIVSDPALRQVIGNVLDNAAEVSPDWTSFTTSRDGDMLVIEIADRGPGFSPEMLENFGQPYRSTKGRPGGGLGLFLLVNVLRKLGGGASVANRDAGGALVRIFLPISALAPPSGEKA; from the coding sequence ATGACCGACCCGGCGATCCTGCCCGCCGCACCCGCGAGAGCCCCCGCGGGCCGCCGCAACATGACGCTGCTGATCCAGCTGCGCTGGCTCGCGGTCGGCGGACAGCTCGCGACGATCGGGATCGTCAGCGGGCCGATGGGGATTTCGCTGCCGCGCGCGCCCTTGCTCGCGGCGATCCTCGTGCTGATCGCGATCAATTTCGCGAGCGCCGCGCTGCTCCGCCGCGGCCGCGGGGTGACCAACGCCGAACTCACCGCGGCGTTGCTGTTCGACGTCGCGGCGCTCGGCTGGCAGCTGCATCATAGCGGCGGGCTTGCCAATCCCTTCGCCTCGCTCTTCCTGCTCCAGGTCGTGATCGGTGCGATCCTGCTCACGCCGCGCTCGTCATGGGCGATCGTCGCGGCCGCGCTCGCCGCGCTCGCGGCGCTGCGCGTCGATCCGACGCCGCTCCTGCTGCCGCCCCCCTACGCCGCCGACCCGATGAAGCTCTATCTGCAGGGCAGCTTCGTCTGCTTCCTGCTGATCGCGGTGCTGCTGGTCGCCTTCGTCACGCGGATCAGCCGCAATCTGCGCGACAGCGACGCGGCGCTCGCCGCCAGTCGTCAGCGCGCCGCCGAGGAGGATCATATCGTGCGCATGGGGCTGCTCGCGTCGGGCGCGGCGCACGAACTCGGCACGCCGCTGTCGACCTTGTCGGTGCTGATCGGCGACTGGCAGGCGGCGCCGCGGCTGAAGGACGACCGCGAATTGCAGGAAGACCTCGCCGACATGGATGCGGCGGTGCAACGCTGCAAGGCGATCGTCAGCGGCATTTTGATGTCGGCGGGCGAGGCGCGCGGCGAAGCACCGCGGCTCACCACGATCCGTGCGGCGTTCAACGAGATCGTCGCACATACGCGTGCGGTGCGCCGCCCGGGCACGATCGAATTCAACGACCGTTTCGGCGCCGACGTCGCGATCGTGTCGGACCCGGCGCTGCGGCAGGTGATCGGCAACGTCCTCGACAATGCGGCCGAGGTGTCTCCCGACTGGACCAGCTTCACCACCTCACGCGACGGCGACATGCTGGTGATCGAGATCGCCGACCGCGGGCCGGGCTTCAGCCCTGAGATGCTCGAGAATTTCGGCCAGCCCTATCGCTCGACCAAGGGACGGCCCGGTGGCGGGCTCGGGCTGTTCCTGCTCGTCAATGTGCTGCGCAAGCTGGGCGGTGGCGCCAGCGTCGCCAATCGCGATGCGGGCGGCGCGCTGGTCAGGATATTCCTGCCGATTTCGGCGCTCGCTCCGCCGAGTGGAGAAAAGGCATGA
- a CDS encoding SURF1 family protein, protein MRPTRRAVFAAAALIAALGLAALGVWQVERRAWKHELIAAVDARIHAPPIAAPGPDRWDAVNAKDDAYRRVTASGRFRHDRETLVQAVTGRGAGYWVVTPLETPGFTLLVNRGFVPNERREAKTRAAGNAAGPATVTGLLRVTEPGGAFLRSNDPAADRWFSRDVAAIAKARGLGRTAPYFVDADATPNPGGYPVGGLTVVRFRDHHLVYALTWFALAALSLFFAWRLWRIRDR, encoded by the coding sequence TTGAGACCGACCCGCCGCGCGGTTTTTGCCGCGGCGGCGCTGATCGCGGCGCTCGGCCTCGCGGCGCTCGGCGTCTGGCAGGTCGAGCGGCGCGCCTGGAAGCATGAGCTGATCGCCGCGGTCGATGCACGCATCCATGCACCGCCCATCGCGGCGCCGGGGCCGGATCGGTGGGATGCGGTCAATGCGAAGGACGATGCCTATCGGCGCGTCACCGCGTCGGGAAGGTTCCGGCACGACCGCGAGACGCTGGTGCAGGCGGTGACCGGGCGCGGCGCGGGCTATTGGGTGGTGACGCCGCTCGAAACCCCCGGCTTCACCCTGCTCGTCAATCGCGGCTTCGTGCCCAATGAGCGGCGCGAGGCGAAGACGCGCGCGGCGGGCAATGCCGCGGGGCCGGCGACGGTGACCGGCCTCTTGCGCGTGACCGAGCCCGGCGGGGCGTTCCTGCGCTCGAACGATCCGGCGGCGGACCGCTGGTTCTCGCGCGACGTCGCGGCTATCGCGAAGGCGCGGGGGCTCGGCCGGACCGCGCCCTATTTCGTCGATGCCGACGCGACGCCCAACCCCGGCGGCTATCCGGTCGGCGGACTCACGGTGGTGCGTTTTCGCGACCATCATCTGGTCTATGCGTTGACCTGGTTCGCGCTCGCTGCGCTCAGCCTCTTTTTTGCGTGGCGGCTCTGGCGTATCCGGGATCGATGA